One region of Microbacterium rhizosphaerae genomic DNA includes:
- a CDS encoding VOC family protein, whose translation MLSIGSIVLTVEDLPRARAFWSAALGYVDRGEPSDDWVILDPPDKGGWNGPGTSIALSVTGYPQHYPPRLHLDLYADDPSAQIARLRGLGAREVDWHGYPDGADYIVLEDTEGNRFCVVDVSDR comes from the coding sequence ATGCTGAGCATCGGATCCATCGTGCTGACCGTGGAGGACCTGCCGCGGGCGCGCGCCTTCTGGAGTGCCGCCCTGGGGTACGTCGACCGCGGCGAGCCGAGCGACGACTGGGTCATCCTCGACCCGCCGGACAAAGGCGGGTGGAACGGCCCCGGGACGAGCATCGCGCTGTCGGTGACGGGCTACCCGCAGCACTATCCGCCGCGGCTGCACCTCGACCTGTACGCCGACGACCCGTCGGCGCAGATCGCGCGGCTACGGGGACTCGGGGCGCGCGAGGTCGATTGGCACGGATATCCGGACGGCGCCGACTACATCGTGCTCGAGGACACCGAGGGCAACCGGTTCTGCGTCGTCGACGTCTCGGATCGCTGA
- a CDS encoding 1,4-dihydroxy-2-naphthoate polyprenyltransferase, with the protein MAASTAKNGRRGKASGRSGNPAKRPEVAVKPATFRDWVGAARLRTLPLAVAPVIIGTGAAHLVDGLLHWVLALGCLAVAVFLQIGVNYANDYSDGVRGTDAFRVGPARLTGAGRAKPRAVLTVALVFFALAALSGLALVVRTQQWWLIAVGALCIVAAWFYTGGKRPYGYAGLGELFVFVFFGLVATLGTTWIQVRVLPQEAWFGAVAAGFFACAVLLANNLRDIDQDRAAGKMTLSVRIGRRGTQVFYTVLVALALAIGVLIAVFYPIAWLTLMTLLLLGPAILIVWTYKAPRELVVALSLTSFGSLLYAALLFWAFVG; encoded by the coding sequence GTGGCAGCGAGCACAGCGAAGAACGGCAGGCGCGGCAAGGCGAGCGGACGAAGCGGCAACCCCGCCAAGAGACCCGAGGTCGCCGTGAAGCCGGCCACCTTCCGCGATTGGGTCGGAGCCGCACGCCTGCGCACGCTGCCCCTGGCTGTCGCCCCGGTGATCATCGGAACCGGCGCTGCACACCTCGTCGACGGGCTGCTGCACTGGGTGCTGGCGCTCGGATGCCTGGCGGTCGCGGTCTTCCTGCAGATCGGCGTGAACTACGCCAACGACTACAGCGACGGCGTGCGCGGCACCGACGCCTTCCGGGTCGGCCCCGCACGGCTGACGGGCGCCGGCCGCGCCAAGCCCCGCGCGGTTCTCACGGTCGCGCTGGTCTTCTTCGCGCTCGCCGCGCTGTCGGGCCTGGCCCTCGTCGTCCGCACGCAGCAGTGGTGGCTCATCGCGGTCGGGGCACTGTGCATCGTCGCCGCGTGGTTCTACACGGGCGGCAAGCGGCCGTACGGCTACGCGGGCCTCGGCGAACTGTTCGTCTTCGTGTTCTTCGGCCTCGTCGCGACGCTCGGCACGACGTGGATCCAGGTGCGCGTCCTCCCTCAGGAGGCGTGGTTCGGCGCTGTCGCAGCGGGATTCTTCGCCTGCGCCGTGCTGCTCGCGAACAACCTGCGCGACATCGACCAGGACCGCGCGGCAGGCAAGATGACGCTGTCGGTGCGCATCGGTCGCCGTGGCACGCAGGTGTTCTACACCGTGCTCGTCGCCCTCGCGCTCGCGATCGGCGTGCTCATCGCGGTCTTCTACCCGATCGCGTGGCTGACCCTCATGACGCTGCTGCTGCTCGGGCCCGCCATCCTCATCGTGTGGACGTACAAGGCGCCGCGCGAGCTCGTGGTCGCGCTGTCGCTGACCTCGTTCGGCTCGCTGCTCTATGCCGCGCTGCTGTTCTGGGCCTTCGTCGGCTGA
- a CDS encoding PLD nuclease N-terminal domain-containing protein gives MTRLLIILVPLVLMFWVFSVIDCAAQPSIRHRGVSKPVWILIVILIPVLGGILWFWVGRVRARDVAITIPDSPDDDPAFLRSVSPLSAQDERIRQLEEELARLDAEDDLPPQSKGDKARGDKPPKPDKARPDSDRPGKPRRNADGAPTPSSSTDDTSSRDGDGDGLGRHGANG, from the coding sequence GTGACGCGGTTGCTGATCATCCTGGTGCCGCTGGTCCTGATGTTCTGGGTCTTCAGCGTCATCGACTGCGCCGCGCAGCCGTCGATCCGGCACCGCGGAGTGAGCAAGCCCGTCTGGATCCTCATCGTGATCCTCATCCCCGTGCTCGGCGGCATCCTCTGGTTCTGGGTCGGGCGCGTTCGCGCCCGCGACGTCGCGATCACGATCCCCGACTCGCCGGATGACGACCCCGCCTTCCTGCGGTCGGTGTCTCCGCTGTCGGCGCAGGACGAGCGCATCCGCCAGCTGGAGGAGGAGCTCGCCCGCCTCGACGCCGAGGACGATCTCCCGCCGCAGTCCAAGGGCGACAAGGCGCGCGGCGACAAGCCTCCCAAGCCCGACAAGGCCAGGCCCGATTCCGACCGGCCGGGCAAGCCGCGCCGCAACGCCGACGGGGCGCCGACGCCGTCGTCCTCGACGGACGACACCTCCTCCAGGGACGGCGACGGGGACGGGCTCGGGCGGCACGGAGCGAACGGCTGA
- a CDS encoding AMP-binding protein, giving the protein MRLEPLSGDDPHDVLQALRGALVGRGPALGLGMLAPAHGIVPDRTAVVVTTSGSTGIPKSVVLSRDALTASALATAARIGDGSWLLALPASYVAGLQVLVRALVAGREPAILEGAFSPASFTTAALSLARREGGPTYTSLVPAQLSRLLDAAATDAETARALRSFEAILVGGQALPPAVRDRAVDLGARIVRTYGSTETSGGCVYDGVPLRGVEARIVDAEVQLSGPTLATGYLGDDALADAVFPRDADGTRWYRTGDAGVIEDGVLRVRGRIDNVIVSGGINISLDRVERAVHTVTGLEHAVVVGVPDERWGEASVIVVAGWSDQDSALLAKARAVVAAEVGSPARPARLVRVDAIPELSSGKPDREQIRRGLA; this is encoded by the coding sequence ATGAGGCTCGAGCCCCTCTCGGGGGACGACCCGCACGACGTGCTGCAGGCCCTCAGGGGTGCCCTGGTCGGACGCGGACCGGCCCTCGGTCTCGGCATGCTCGCACCGGCGCACGGGATCGTGCCCGACCGCACCGCCGTCGTGGTGACGACGTCGGGGTCGACGGGCATCCCGAAATCCGTCGTGCTCAGCCGGGATGCGCTCACGGCCAGCGCCCTCGCGACCGCGGCGCGCATCGGCGACGGGTCGTGGCTGCTGGCGCTGCCCGCGAGCTACGTCGCCGGGCTCCAGGTGCTCGTGCGGGCGCTCGTCGCCGGCCGCGAGCCGGCGATCCTCGAGGGTGCGTTCTCGCCGGCGTCGTTCACGACGGCGGCCCTATCGCTCGCCCGCCGCGAGGGCGGCCCGACCTATACCTCGCTCGTGCCGGCGCAGCTCTCGCGACTGCTCGACGCGGCGGCCACCGACGCCGAGACCGCCCGCGCACTGCGCTCGTTCGAGGCGATTCTCGTCGGGGGACAGGCGCTGCCGCCCGCCGTCCGCGACCGCGCCGTCGACCTCGGGGCGCGGATCGTGCGGACCTACGGATCGACAGAGACCAGCGGCGGATGCGTCTACGACGGCGTTCCCCTCCGCGGGGTCGAGGCGCGCATCGTCGACGCCGAGGTCCAGCTGTCCGGCCCGACCCTCGCGACCGGATATCTCGGCGACGACGCGCTGGCGGATGCGGTCTTCCCCCGCGATGCGGACGGCACCCGGTGGTACCGCACCGGAGACGCGGGCGTCATCGAGGACGGCGTGCTGCGGGTACGCGGCCGCATCGACAACGTCATCGTGTCGGGCGGCATCAACATCTCCCTCGACCGCGTCGAACGTGCCGTGCACACGGTCACGGGCCTCGAGCATGCTGTGGTCGTCGGAGTGCCGGACGAGCGGTGGGGCGAAGCATCCGTCATCGTCGTCGCCGGCTGGAGCGACCAGGACTCGGCTCTTCTCGCCAAGGCGCGTGCGGTCGTCGCGGCCGAAGTCGGGTCGCCGGCGCGGCCCGCGCGGCTCGTGCGCGTCGACGCGATCCCCGAGCTGTCGTCGGGCAAGCCCGACCGTGAGCAGATCCGTCGCGGACTCGCCTGA
- a CDS encoding DUF4229 domain-containing protein, translating into MRIRSTLVYSVLRLLAFLVPFGIMMLFPVFQQLYWLAAVFAALIGLSLSMLFLRRPLNEMSAGIAERRAAHPRKKPSDEDLEDAADDAMHEYDDSGVPAAPADAPADAAASRRRDDQS; encoded by the coding sequence GTGAGAATCCGCTCCACCCTGGTGTATTCGGTGCTGCGGCTCCTGGCTTTCCTCGTGCCGTTCGGCATCATGATGCTGTTCCCGGTGTTCCAGCAGCTGTACTGGCTCGCGGCGGTCTTCGCCGCCCTCATCGGCCTCAGCCTGTCGATGCTCTTCCTGCGCCGTCCCCTGAACGAGATGTCCGCGGGCATCGCCGAGCGTCGCGCGGCGCACCCGCGGAAGAAGCCCTCGGACGAGGACCTCGAGGATGCCGCGGACGACGCGATGCACGAGTACGACGACTCCGGCGTCCCCGCAGCACCCGCCGACGCGCCCGCGGATGCCGCGGCGTCCCGCCGGCGCGACGACCAGAGCTGA
- a CDS encoding 1,4-dihydroxy-2-naphthoyl-CoA synthase: MTVSELFDESVWVPAPGADGYADITAHVSTDGRIARIAFDRPEVRNAFRPQTVDELYRALDIARQDPSIGVVLLTGNGPSPKDGGWAFCSGGDQRIRGRSGYQYESPAVTGPSPASEVPAAPSAASLGRLHILEVQRLIRFMPKVVIAVIPGWAAGGGHSLHVVCDLSIASAEHGRFKQTDADVGSFDAGYGSAYFARQIGQKFAREVFFLAEEYSAQRAYEMGAVNRVVPHAELEREAVAMARTILTKSPTAIRMLKFAFNAVDDGMVGQQVFAGEATRLAYGTDEAVEGRDAFLQKRDPDWSPYPWHF, from the coding sequence GTGACGGTTTCGGAGCTCTTCGACGAGTCCGTGTGGGTGCCCGCGCCCGGTGCGGACGGCTATGCGGATATCACCGCGCACGTCTCCACGGACGGCCGCATCGCGCGCATCGCGTTCGACCGTCCCGAGGTGCGCAACGCGTTCCGGCCGCAGACCGTCGATGAGCTGTATCGGGCGCTCGACATCGCCCGGCAGGACCCGAGCATCGGGGTCGTGCTGCTCACCGGCAACGGCCCGAGCCCGAAGGACGGCGGCTGGGCGTTCTGCTCGGGCGGCGACCAGCGCATCCGCGGCCGTTCCGGCTATCAGTACGAGAGCCCGGCCGTCACGGGTCCCAGCCCGGCATCGGAGGTGCCCGCGGCGCCGTCCGCGGCATCCCTCGGCCGCCTGCACATCCTCGAGGTGCAGCGGCTCATCCGCTTCATGCCGAAGGTCGTCATCGCCGTCATCCCGGGCTGGGCGGCCGGAGGCGGGCACTCGTTGCACGTCGTCTGCGACCTGTCGATCGCGTCGGCCGAGCACGGCCGGTTCAAGCAGACGGATGCCGATGTCGGCTCGTTCGACGCCGGCTACGGCTCCGCCTACTTCGCGCGGCAGATCGGCCAGAAGTTCGCGCGCGAGGTGTTCTTCCTCGCCGAGGAGTACTCGGCGCAGCGCGCGTACGAGATGGGCGCCGTGAACCGGGTCGTCCCGCATGCCGAGCTCGAGCGCGAGGCCGTTGCGATGGCCCGCACCATCCTGACGAAGTCGCCGACGGCGATCCGCATGCTGAAGTTCGCCTTCAACGCGGTGGACGACGGGATGGTGGGGCAGCAGGTGTTCGCCGGTGAGGCGACGCGTCTCGCCTACGGCACCGACGAGGCCGTCGAGGGCCGCGACGCGTTCCTGCAGAAGCGCGACCCCGACTGGTCGCCGTATCCCTGGCACTTCTGA